The following coding sequences lie in one Mycobacterium gordonae genomic window:
- a CDS encoding STAS domain-containing protein, with protein sequence MEFTMSVTQAWLKCENAEFNAQWEHGSGVVSAYGELDAANADQLAEYVGRCLTHCRWLTLDLTGLKFIGTAGFSALHRINVTCSAADVRWALVPSTAVSRLLRICDPDGVLPTVEPKRSAQDGLLQLIPESS encoded by the coding sequence ATGGAGTTCACGATGTCTGTGACCCAAGCATGGCTGAAATGCGAAAATGCCGAGTTCAACGCGCAGTGGGAACACGGTTCGGGCGTGGTCAGCGCCTACGGCGAGCTTGATGCCGCCAACGCCGACCAACTCGCAGAATACGTCGGCCGCTGCCTAACACATTGCCGGTGGCTGACACTGGACCTTACCGGCCTGAAATTCATTGGTACCGCTGGCTTTTCGGCGTTACACCGGATCAACGTGACGTGTTCGGCGGCCGACGTACGCTGGGCCCTGGTGCCCAGCACGGCCGTGTCACGGCTACTACGCATCTGCGACCCCGACGGCGTGCTGCCCACCGTCGAGCCGAAGCGATCCGCGCAGGACGGCCTACTCCAGTTGATCCCGGAGTCGAGCTAG
- a CDS encoding PPE family protein, giving the protein MDYALLPPEINSARMYTGPGAASLLAAATSWDMLAAELDITAQTYESVISSLASLDWYGPAAESMAAKAGPYISWLYTTATQSKQTAMQAMAAAAAYEQAFAMTVPPPVIAANRMQLMALIATNLLGQNTAAIAATEAQYAEMWAQDATAMYGYATNSTAAAQLSPFSSPSQVTNPAGLSAQSAAVAQATASAAAADPISQLLTAVTQTWPALVDAWYSGILPEDFAVLDGLFAAYSTFSAIDSVESIANGIIGDEVSLAPDLASAVETMPAGGSVLAAAQQPIGAGMGANAVLASSGRAGSIGQLAVPASWAAPATRTVAALTPAGLTTITGTEEAAAGTPGVPGMAVPAPSRASGVLPRYGIRLTVMAHPPAAG; this is encoded by the coding sequence ATGGATTACGCCCTCTTGCCACCCGAGATCAACTCCGCTCGGATGTACACCGGCCCGGGCGCGGCCTCCCTGTTGGCGGCTGCTACAAGCTGGGACATGCTGGCCGCCGAGCTGGACATCACCGCCCAGACCTACGAATCGGTGATTTCTAGTCTGGCATCTTTGGACTGGTACGGCCCCGCAGCCGAGTCGATGGCAGCCAAGGCCGGCCCCTACATAAGTTGGCTGTACACGACCGCCACCCAAAGCAAGCAAACAGCCATGCAGGCCATGGCCGCGGCGGCAGCCTACGAACAGGCGTTTGCGATGACGGTGCCACCGCCGGTGATCGCCGCCAACCGAATGCAGCTGATGGCCTTGATCGCGACGAATTTGCTCGGCCAGAACACGGCGGCGATCGCGGCCACCGAGGCGCAGTATGCAGAGATGTGGGCCCAAGATGCAACCGCGATGTACGGCTACGCCACGAACTCGACGGCGGCGGCGCAACTATCGCCGTTTTCCTCCCCATCTCAAGTCACCAACCCGGCGGGGCTGAGCGCCCAAAGCGCCGCGGTCGCCCAGGCAACTGCCAGCGCGGCCGCCGCCGACCCCATATCACAGCTATTGACCGCGGTGACCCAGACCTGGCCGGCGCTAGTGGACGCATGGTATAGCGGCATTCTCCCGGAAGATTTCGCCGTGCTCGATGGCCTGTTTGCCGCGTACTCGACGTTCAGCGCAATCGACAGTGTCGAGTCCATCGCCAATGGCATCATCGGAGATGAAGTTTCGTTGGCGCCAGATTTGGCCAGCGCAGTGGAGACGATGCCGGCCGGGGGTTCGGTGCTCGCGGCGGCGCAACAGCCGATCGGTGCGGGCATGGGAGCCAACGCAGTGCTCGCCAGCAGCGGCCGGGCGGGTTCGATCGGGCAACTGGCGGTGCCGGCGAGTTGGGCCGCGCCGGCGACGCGCACCGTCGCGGCGCTGACGCCCGCAGGTTTGACCACGATTACGGGAACCGAAGAAGCCGCGGCCGGTACGCCGGGCGTCCCAGGGATGGCGGTGCCGGCGCCCTCGCGAGCGTCCGGCGTGCTTCCCCGCTACGGGATCCGACTCACGGTGATGGCGCACCCTCCCGCGGCCGGGTGA
- a CDS encoding patatin-like protein, giving the protein MAFEEPTPVSQLTLELRLATMMTGGVSLAVWMAGVARELNLLAQASQWRRAGGTFPTNSRLTADSVKSLRLYAELLDMLDMIIDVDILSGTSAGGLNAALLASSRVSGADLGGLRDLWLDLGTLTDLLRDPRDEFTPSLLYGDEQLYATFAKQLPKLELGPFPPTEFPGGIRIPSTTLYVTTTLLSGEASSFTDSFGTRVQYVNRRGLFTFTETDLAQPGIASALALAARSSAAFPLAFEPSFVPFMEGTPAQGAVPARPPMAPYANITRPHWVADGSLLDNRPIDVLLKRICDRPARRPVRRVLLFVVPSSGPAPTLFPQTSADSADERLGLLAGLLRDLGAITTQSIATDLRAIRGHQDRTAARIGAKLRLAELAATLPRGSRLLTPPLLTDYALSEARRHARELTDALLRQLDSWPLTSDTSTAGVPQTWAAELATADIEKACRQHITQAMLSCWSQPPNQPLPERTDDLSQYGQPAYELAKGSALAVARAAYHLVRSDADIAELAALTAAIHAAGPSPTAVDLGELVRTVCEDQVLQEGSLKDAAALIADGYLQQLTVQTDAWDRLGEALFNGYDTLTRLCADAAPTVGGEPGSQLAHERVGALDTYLNYLGAGGDRATIAMKLFDLAVTQRAMLPADSGIEEPLELVQVSADTRSLLAPDFGTAEKKLTGMQFHHFGAFYKRSWRVNDWVWGRLDGAGWLVHVLLNPRRVHWIAQTRVGTPKLEKRSQWFVRQLKSLGAPEFPSAGYRLPAVGGGTEQLLTERMVLDELAFLDDPTQAIPPSIPLTALWLAQLWQQRILDDEFDGLANTVIDPQPGDKPDWSPTASRSWARKVLDASPGDAKYALLNENPVAEETFVTDRRSPLMAQTLAKAAATASAAAGSIRWLPSALKPSVLTLRTLALGGYRVVSLTKGIARTTILVGVVLLILGVATAIQSATVLGVTGLIMAGTGSYLIVLGTWQFSSRTLFALLSVTLAGTVLSLATPVARNWLFGDADHPGLVGANIYWLGEQWWRPLIAVGAIALAFMVIAAAKPGRR; this is encoded by the coding sequence ATGGCATTTGAAGAGCCGACACCGGTGAGCCAGCTGACACTCGAACTCCGCCTGGCCACGATGATGACGGGCGGGGTCAGTCTCGCGGTTTGGATGGCCGGCGTCGCCCGCGAACTCAATCTGCTCGCGCAAGCGTCACAGTGGCGCCGAGCGGGCGGGACCTTCCCGACCAATAGCCGGCTCACCGCCGATTCGGTGAAATCCCTGCGGCTTTACGCCGAGCTCCTCGACATGCTCGACATGATCATTGATGTCGACATCCTCTCCGGGACCAGCGCCGGCGGACTCAACGCGGCTTTGCTTGCCTCGTCCCGCGTCTCAGGCGCTGACTTGGGCGGCCTTCGTGATCTCTGGCTCGATCTCGGCACTTTGACCGACCTGCTGCGCGACCCCCGGGACGAGTTCACGCCGTCCCTGCTGTACGGCGACGAGCAGCTGTACGCGACTTTCGCCAAGCAGCTGCCCAAACTTGAGCTTGGCCCGTTCCCGCCCACGGAGTTTCCCGGCGGCATCCGTATCCCGTCCACCACGCTCTACGTCACGACAACGCTGCTGTCCGGGGAGGCAAGCAGCTTCACCGACTCGTTCGGCACTCGCGTTCAATACGTCAACCGCCGGGGCCTGTTCACCTTCACCGAGACCGACCTCGCCCAGCCGGGTATCGCCTCGGCGCTCGCGCTGGCTGCCCGGAGCTCAGCTGCGTTTCCCCTCGCGTTCGAGCCCTCCTTCGTGCCCTTCATGGAAGGAACCCCGGCGCAGGGCGCTGTCCCGGCTCGACCCCCGATGGCGCCCTATGCCAATATCACCCGGCCGCACTGGGTCGCCGACGGCAGCCTGCTCGACAACCGGCCGATCGACGTGTTGCTCAAGCGTATCTGTGACCGACCGGCCCGCCGCCCGGTGCGCCGGGTGCTGCTCTTCGTCGTCCCGTCGTCCGGGCCCGCCCCGACCCTGTTCCCGCAGACTTCAGCGGACAGCGCCGACGAGCGGCTCGGGCTGCTCGCCGGCCTGCTACGGGATCTGGGTGCGATCACCACCCAGTCGATCGCGACCGACCTGCGAGCGATCCGTGGCCATCAGGATCGCACCGCGGCGCGGATAGGCGCCAAACTGCGGCTCGCGGAGCTCGCGGCAACGCTGCCGCGAGGCTCGAGGCTCCTGACACCACCGCTGCTGACCGACTACGCGCTAAGCGAAGCAAGAAGACATGCGCGCGAGCTTACTGACGCGCTTCTGCGACAGCTGGACAGCTGGCCGCTGACGTCAGACACCTCCACCGCCGGAGTTCCGCAAACTTGGGCGGCCGAACTCGCGACAGCCGACATCGAAAAGGCGTGCCGGCAGCACATCACCCAGGCGATGCTGAGCTGTTGGTCGCAACCGCCGAACCAGCCGCTGCCCGAGCGAACGGACGACCTTTCCCAGTATGGTCAGCCGGCCTACGAACTTGCGAAAGGCAGTGCGCTGGCCGTCGCTCGAGCGGCCTACCACCTGGTGCGGTCGGACGCCGATATCGCCGAATTGGCAGCACTCACTGCTGCGATTCATGCCGCCGGTCCGTCGCCCACCGCCGTCGACCTCGGTGAACTCGTTCGCACGGTATGTGAGGACCAGGTTCTCCAGGAAGGCTCACTCAAGGATGCCGCCGCCTTGATCGCCGACGGCTATCTCCAACAGTTGACAGTGCAAACCGACGCCTGGGACCGGCTCGGGGAGGCGCTGTTTAACGGTTACGACACGCTGACGCGACTGTGCGCAGACGCTGCTCCGACCGTCGGCGGCGAGCCGGGCTCGCAGCTCGCGCATGAGCGTGTTGGCGCGCTCGATACCTACCTGAACTACCTGGGGGCCGGGGGCGACCGCGCGACGATAGCGATGAAACTGTTCGATCTGGCCGTGACTCAGCGGGCCATGTTGCCCGCAGACTCCGGCATTGAGGAGCCCTTGGAGCTGGTGCAGGTGAGTGCCGACACGCGCAGTCTGCTCGCGCCCGACTTCGGGACCGCCGAGAAGAAGCTCACCGGTATGCAGTTCCATCATTTCGGTGCCTTCTATAAGCGGTCCTGGCGAGTCAATGACTGGGTGTGGGGACGGCTCGACGGGGCCGGCTGGCTCGTCCACGTGCTACTCAACCCCCGTCGCGTGCACTGGATCGCGCAGACCAGGGTCGGCACACCCAAGCTGGAGAAGCGATCGCAATGGTTTGTTCGTCAACTCAAATCTCTTGGTGCGCCAGAGTTCCCAAGTGCCGGGTACCGACTTCCGGCCGTCGGGGGTGGCACTGAACAATTGCTGACCGAGCGTATGGTGCTCGACGAGCTGGCATTTCTGGACGACCCGACACAGGCGATTCCGCCTAGTATTCCGCTGACCGCGCTGTGGCTGGCGCAGCTGTGGCAACAACGAATTTTGGACGACGAGTTCGACGGATTGGCCAACACAGTGATCGATCCGCAGCCTGGCGACAAACCGGACTGGAGTCCGACAGCATCCCGCAGCTGGGCCCGCAAAGTGTTGGACGCCAGCCCGGGAGACGCCAAATATGCTCTACTGAACGAGAACCCGGTGGCCGAGGAAACTTTCGTCACCGACAGACGCTCGCCGCTCATGGCGCAAACCCTTGCAAAGGCTGCCGCGACCGCGTCTGCGGCTGCTGGGTCGATTCGGTGGCTACCCAGCGCCCTCAAGCCATCCGTACTCACTCTGCGGACCCTGGCGCTGGGCGGATACCGGGTTGTGTCTTTGACCAAAGGCATCGCCCGAACCACAATCCTGGTCGGCGTCGTATTGCTGATCCTTGGTGTCGCCACCGCGATTCAGTCGGCAACGGTGCTTGGAGTCACCGGCCTGATCATGGCTGGCACCGGCAGTTACCTGATCGTGTTAGGAACCTGGCAGTTCTCAAGTAGAACGCTTTTCGCGCTGTTGTCCGTTACGCTCGCCGGCACGGTGCTTTCGCTGGCGACGCCTGTCGCGCGCAATTGGCTGTTCGGCGACGCGGACCATCCGGGTCTTGTTGGCGCCAATATCTACTGGCTCGGCGAGCAGTGGTGGCGACCCTTGATCGCGGTGGGTGCGATTGCGCTGGCCTTCATGGTGATCGCGGCCGCTAAACCCGGACGCCGATGA
- the istA gene encoding IS21 family transposase has translation MISLEDWALIRHLHRSEGLSQRAIARQLGIARDTVAGALAGDGPPKYERASAPSAISEVEPRIRALLSAYPQMPATVLAERVGWTGSISWFRERVRAIRPEHLLADPVDRLDHPPGRAVQCDLWFPAPRIAVGFGQEAMLPVLVMVAAFSRFIAAMMLPSRQTMDLVAGMWQLLSGSFTAAPHELWWDNEAGIGRRGRLTDPVTALMGTLGSRLVQLKPYDPESKGIVERANRYLETSFLPGRSFTSPADFNTQLGQWLPTANARRVRVLDGRPVDFLDGDRAQMLALPPVAPVTEAVTSVRLGRDYYVRVAGNDYSVDPHAIGQLVEVRTTLNQVVVTRAGRQLAAHDRCWAVRQTLTDPTHVATAAALRRQFQTGPPPVVGDYLVRDLADYDRAFGVDFTTATVTSDGEVA, from the coding sequence GTGATCTCCTTGGAAGACTGGGCGTTGATCCGGCATCTTCATCGCAGCGAGGGTTTGTCGCAGCGGGCCATTGCACGCCAGCTCGGCATCGCGCGTGACACGGTGGCCGGGGCGCTGGCCGGCGATGGTCCACCGAAGTACGAGCGAGCTTCGGCGCCGTCGGCGATCAGCGAGGTGGAGCCGCGGATCCGGGCGTTGCTGTCGGCCTATCCGCAGATGCCGGCGACGGTGCTCGCCGAGCGGGTCGGGTGGACGGGTTCGATCTCCTGGTTCCGCGAGCGGGTCCGAGCGATCCGCCCGGAGCACCTGCTCGCCGATCCGGTTGACCGCCTCGACCATCCTCCGGGGCGAGCGGTTCAGTGCGACCTGTGGTTCCCGGCACCCAGGATCGCGGTCGGGTTCGGCCAGGAGGCGATGCTGCCGGTGCTGGTGATGGTCGCGGCGTTCTCCCGGTTCATCGCCGCAATGATGCTGCCCTCGCGTCAGACGATGGACCTGGTGGCCGGGATGTGGCAGCTACTCTCGGGCAGCTTCACCGCGGCACCCCATGAGTTGTGGTGGGACAACGAGGCCGGGATCGGACGCCGCGGTCGGTTGACCGATCCGGTCACCGCGTTGATGGGCACGCTCGGGTCGCGGCTGGTGCAACTCAAACCCTATGACCCCGAATCCAAGGGGATCGTGGAGCGAGCCAACCGCTATTTGGAGACCTCGTTCCTGCCGGGGCGCAGCTTCACTTCGCCAGCGGACTTCAACACTCAACTGGGCCAATGGCTTCCGACCGCCAACGCCCGTCGGGTGCGGGTCCTCGATGGTCGTCCGGTCGACTTCCTCGACGGCGATCGAGCCCAGATGCTGGCGTTGCCGCCCGTGGCGCCGGTCACCGAGGCGGTGACCTCGGTGCGGCTGGGGCGCGACTACTACGTGCGGGTGGCCGGCAACGACTACTCCGTGGACCCGCATGCGATCGGACAGCTCGTCGAGGTGAGGACCACCTTGAATCAGGTGGTGGTGACCCGAGCGGGGCGCCAGCTGGCGGCTCATGACCGCTGCTGGGCGGTACGACAAACGCTGACCGATCCCACCCACGTCGCGACTGCCGCAGCATTGCGTCGACAGTTCCAAACCGGCCCACCACCGGTGGTCGGTGATTACCTGGTCCGTGATCTGGCCGACTACGACCGCGCGTTCGGTGTCGACTTCACCACGGCAACAGTCACTTCCGACGGGGAGGTGGCGTGA
- the istB gene encoding IS21-like element helper ATPase IstB, translated as MAEDPIKSVLHYAQALKAPRIRDAAARLAEQARDANWTHEEYLAAVLSREVAAREASGAATRIRSAGFPTRKSLEDFNFDHQPALNRDMVAHLGTGAFLARSRNVVLLGPPGTGKTHLAIGLAIKAAQTGHRIAFATAVDWVARLKAAHTAGRLPVELAKLRRIGLLVVDEVGYIPFEQDAANLFFQLVSSRYEHASLILTSNLPFARWGDVFGDQVVAAAMIDRIVHHADVLTLKGSSYRLKDTGIDTLPSARADNTAQ; from the coding sequence ATGGCCGAGGATCCGATCAAATCCGTCCTGCATTACGCCCAGGCCCTTAAGGCGCCGCGCATCCGCGACGCCGCCGCCCGGCTCGCCGAGCAAGCCCGTGACGCCAACTGGACTCATGAGGAGTATCTGGCGGCGGTGCTTTCCCGGGAGGTCGCGGCCCGGGAAGCCTCCGGTGCGGCGACCCGCATCCGCTCGGCGGGGTTTCCGACGCGCAAGTCGTTGGAAGACTTCAACTTCGATCACCAACCGGCCTTGAACCGGGACATGGTCGCCCACCTAGGCACGGGTGCGTTCCTGGCCAGGTCCCGCAACGTGGTGCTGCTCGGCCCACCGGGAACCGGCAAGACTCACCTCGCCATCGGATTGGCCATCAAAGCCGCCCAGACCGGGCATCGCATCGCGTTCGCCACCGCGGTGGACTGGGTCGCTCGCCTCAAGGCCGCCCACACCGCGGGGCGACTGCCCGTCGAGTTGGCCAAGTTGCGCCGCATCGGCCTTCTCGTCGTCGACGAGGTCGGATACATCCCCTTCGAACAGGACGCCGCGAACTTGTTCTTCCAACTGGTCTCCAGCCGCTACGAACACGCCTCGCTGATTCTGACCTCGAACCTGCCCTTCGCCCGCTGGGGCGACGTGTTCGGAGATCAAGTCGTCGCCGCGGCGATGATCGACCGCATCGTCCACCACGCCGACGTCCTGACCCTCAAAGGCTCCAGCTACCGGCTCAAAGACACCGGAATCGACACCCTGCCCTCCGCCAGAGCCGACAACACGGCACAATAA
- a CDS encoding ImmA/IrrE family metallo-endopeptidase, protein MHIAHELGHFVERSIQGQRDFAFIDERSTKYDLHEFYADELAGNLLMPADEISNLRKRGFSNLDMAAYFCVSIPALNKRRDRIQRVADFIR, encoded by the coding sequence ATTCACATCGCGCACGAGCTGGGCCACTTCGTTGAGCGAAGCATTCAGGGACAGCGTGACTTCGCGTTCATCGATGAACGCAGTACAAAGTACGACCTTCACGAGTTCTACGCCGATGAGCTCGCGGGAAATCTACTGATGCCCGCCGATGAGATCAGCAATCTCCGTAAGCGTGGATTCTCCAACTTAGACATGGCCGCGTACTTCTGCGTTTCCATCCCCGCCCTGAATAAGCGGCGTGACCGGATTCAACGGGTAGCTGATTTCATCAGATAG
- a CDS encoding acetyl-CoA carboxylase biotin carboxylase subunit: MPSHASSRISKVLVANRGEIAVRVIRAARDAGLASVAVYAEPDADAPHVRLADEAFALGGQTSAESYLDFGKLLDAAAKSGANAVHPGYGFLSENADFAQAVIDAGLIWIGPSPQSIRDLGDKVTARHIAARAQAPLVPGTPDPVKDADEVVAFAKEYGVPIAIKAAFGGGGRGMKVARTIEEIPHLYESAVREAVAAFGRGECFVERYLDKPRHVEAQVIADTHGNVVVAGTRDCSLQRRFQKLVEEAPAPFLTDAQRKEIHESAKRICKEAHYYGAGTVEYLVGQDGLISFLEVNTRLQVEHPVTEETAGIDLVLQQFKIANGEKLDITEDPTPRGHAIEFRINGEDAGRGFLPAPGPVTKFHPPSGPGVRLDSGVETGSVIGGQFDSMLAKLIVYGADRHEALARARRALDEFEVEGLATVIPFHRAVVSDPAFIGDDDGFTVHTRWIETEWDNQIEPFTGGEPIDEEESRPRHKVVVEVDGRRVEVSLPGDLALSNGAPDAVGVVRRKPKPRKRGAHGGAAASGDAVTAPMQGTVVKVAVEEGQEVAQGDLVVVLEAMKMENPVTAHKDGVITGLAVEPGAAITQGTVLAEIK; this comes from the coding sequence GTGCCCAGCCACGCCAGCTCGAGGATCTCCAAAGTTCTTGTCGCCAACCGTGGCGAGATCGCAGTCCGGGTGATCCGGGCGGCCCGGGACGCCGGACTGGCCAGTGTGGCGGTGTACGCCGAGCCTGACGCCGATGCGCCGCACGTGCGGCTGGCCGACGAGGCGTTCGCGCTGGGCGGCCAGACCTCGGCCGAGTCCTACCTCGACTTCGGCAAGCTGTTGGACGCCGCCGCCAAGTCCGGCGCCAACGCCGTGCACCCCGGCTACGGCTTCCTGTCGGAGAACGCCGACTTCGCCCAGGCGGTGATCGACGCCGGCCTGATCTGGATCGGGCCCAGTCCGCAGTCCATCCGCGACCTCGGTGACAAAGTCACCGCCCGCCACATCGCCGCCCGCGCCCAGGCGCCGCTGGTGCCCGGCACGCCGGACCCCGTCAAAGACGCCGACGAGGTGGTCGCCTTCGCCAAGGAGTACGGCGTCCCGATCGCGATCAAGGCGGCCTTCGGCGGCGGCGGGCGCGGCATGAAGGTCGCCCGCACCATCGAGGAGATACCCCACCTGTACGAGTCGGCGGTGCGTGAGGCCGTCGCCGCGTTCGGTCGCGGCGAGTGCTTCGTCGAGCGCTACCTGGACAAGCCGCGCCATGTCGAAGCGCAGGTGATCGCCGACACCCACGGCAACGTCGTCGTCGCCGGCACCCGCGACTGCTCGCTGCAACGCCGCTTCCAGAAGCTGGTCGAGGAGGCGCCGGCCCCGTTCCTCACCGACGCGCAGCGCAAGGAGATCCACGAGTCGGCCAAGCGGATCTGCAAAGAGGCGCATTACTACGGTGCCGGCACCGTCGAGTACCTGGTCGGCCAGGACGGCCTGATCTCGTTCCTGGAGGTCAACACCCGGCTGCAGGTCGAGCACCCGGTCACCGAGGAGACCGCGGGCATCGACCTGGTGTTGCAGCAGTTCAAGATCGCCAACGGCGAGAAGTTGGACATCACCGAAGATCCGACGCCGCGCGGCCACGCCATCGAGTTCCGGATCAATGGCGAGGACGCCGGCCGCGGCTTCCTGCCCGCCCCCGGCCCGGTCACCAAGTTCCACCCGCCGAGTGGACCCGGTGTCCGCCTGGACTCCGGCGTCGAGACCGGCTCGGTGATCGGCGGTCAGTTCGACTCGATGCTGGCCAAGCTGATCGTGTACGGCGCCGACCGCCACGAGGCCCTGGCCCGCGCCCGGCGTGCCCTGGACGAATTCGAGGTCGAGGGCCTGGCCACGGTGATCCCCTTCCACCGAGCCGTCGTCTCGGACCCGGCGTTCATCGGTGACGACGACGGTTTCACGGTGCACACCCGCTGGATCGAGACCGAGTGGGACAACCAGATCGAACCCTTCACCGGCGGCGAACCCATCGACGAAGAGGAGAGCCGCCCGCGCCACAAGGTTGTCGTCGAGGTCGACGGCCGCCGCGTCGAGGTCTCACTACCGGGTGATCTGGCCCTGTCCAACGGCGCGCCCGACGCCGTCGGTGTGGTGCGCCGCAAGCCCAAGCCGCGTAAGCGGGGCGCGCATGGCGGCGCGGCCGCATCCGGTGACGCGGTGACCGCCCCCATGCAGGGCACCGTTGTCAAGGTTGCCGTCGAGGAAGGCCAGGAGGTCGCACAGGGTGACCTCGTGGTGGTCCTGGAGGCGATGAAGATGGAAAACCCGGTCACCGCACACAAGGACGGTGTGATCACCGGCCTGGCAGTGGAGCCCGGCGCCGCCATCACCCAGGGCACGGTGCTCGCCGAGATCAAGTGA
- a CDS encoding SufE family protein yields MSMPAPLADVVSDFAEVQGQDKLQLLLEFANELPALPADLAEAAMEPVPECQSPLFLHVDASDPQRVRLHFSAPAEAPTTRGFAAILAAGLDEQPAAAILAVPEDFYTELGLAALISPLRLRGMSAMLTRIKRRLRDAA; encoded by the coding sequence ATGAGCATGCCGGCGCCCCTGGCGGACGTGGTGTCCGACTTCGCCGAGGTCCAGGGCCAGGACAAGTTGCAGTTGTTGTTGGAGTTCGCCAACGAGCTACCGGCGCTGCCCGCTGACCTGGCCGAGGCGGCGATGGAGCCGGTGCCCGAGTGCCAGTCGCCGCTGTTTCTGCATGTCGACGCCAGCGACCCGCAGCGGGTGCGGCTGCACTTCAGCGCTCCGGCCGAAGCACCCACCACCCGTGGTTTCGCCGCCATTTTGGCGGCCGGACTCGACGAGCAACCCGCCGCCGCGATCCTGGCGGTGCCCGAGGATTTCTACACGGAGCTGGGTCTGGCCGCTCTGATCAGCCCACTTCGGCTGCGCGGGATGTCGGCGATGCTGACCCGGATCAAGAGACGCCTGCGCGACGCGGCCTGA
- a CDS encoding sulfurtransferase has protein sequence MPLPPDPSPTLQAYAHPERLVTADWLSAHLGSPGLAIVESDEDVLLYDVGHIPGAVKIDWHTDLNDPRVRDYISGEQFAALMDSKGIARDDTVVIYGDKSNWWAAYALWVFTLFGHPDVRLLNGGRDLWMSERRDTTLEVPHHSSSGYPVVQRNDAPIRAYKDDVLAALGSQPLIDVRSPEEYTGKRTHMPDYPEEGALRAGHIPTAHSIPWGKAADESGRFRGREELERLYDFVRPEDATIVYCRIGERSSHTWFVLTHLLGKPDVRNYDGSWTEWGNTVRVPIVAGSDPGAVTG, from the coding sequence GTGCCGCTTCCTCCCGATCCCAGCCCCACCCTGCAGGCCTACGCCCATCCCGAGCGGCTGGTGACGGCCGATTGGCTGTCCGCCCACCTGGGCTCCCCCGGCCTGGCGATCGTCGAATCCGATGAGGACGTGTTGCTTTACGACGTCGGCCACATTCCCGGAGCCGTCAAGATCGACTGGCACACCGACTTGAACGACCCCCGCGTGCGCGACTACATCAGCGGCGAACAGTTCGCGGCGCTGATGGACAGCAAAGGCATCGCCCGCGACGACACCGTGGTGATCTACGGGGACAAGAGCAACTGGTGGGCCGCCTACGCCCTGTGGGTGTTCACCTTGTTCGGCCATCCCGATGTCCGGCTACTCAACGGCGGACGCGACCTGTGGATGTCCGAGCGACGCGACACCACGCTGGAGGTGCCGCACCACAGCTCCTCCGGCTACCCAGTCGTGCAGCGCAACGACGCACCGATCCGCGCCTACAAGGACGACGTGCTGGCGGCCCTGGGCAGCCAGCCGCTGATCGATGTGCGCTCCCCCGAGGAATACACCGGCAAGCGCACCCACATGCCCGACTATCCCGAGGAGGGCGCGCTGCGGGCCGGCCACATTCCCACCGCGCACTCCATCCCGTGGGGCAAGGCAGCCGACGAGAGCGGGCGCTTCCGCGGCCGCGAAGAATTGGAACGGCTCTATGACTTTGTGAGACCGGAGGACGCGACCATCGTCTACTGCCGCATCGGTGAGCGGTCCAGCCACACCTGGTTCGTGCTGACGCACCTGCTGGGCAAGCCGGACGTGCGCAACTACGACGGCTCGTGGACCGAATGGGGCAACACCGTGCGGGTGCCGATCGTCGCGGGGTCCGACCCCGGAGCCGTCACCGGCTGA
- a CDS encoding pyridoxamine 5'-phosphate oxidase family protein — MTTWTEFVTAAPRIADTFIRRHRAARNLCMLATLRADGFPRISPMEPRIFEDVLWISGMEDTTKYRDLRRDPRLCLHTATVDTEVKDGDAKLFGRAYVVPYGDQHRRFADALFEDIGLDLRGRPFDLIGVDIAGASAVHVSDDHLDITIWKPGQAERVVRKH, encoded by the coding sequence ATGACCACCTGGACAGAGTTCGTCACCGCGGCGCCGCGGATCGCCGACACCTTCATCCGTCGTCACCGCGCCGCGCGCAATCTGTGCATGCTGGCCACCCTGCGCGCGGACGGCTTCCCGCGGATCAGCCCGATGGAGCCCCGGATTTTCGAGGACGTCTTGTGGATCTCGGGAATGGAGGACACCACGAAATACCGCGATCTGCGGCGTGATCCCCGGTTGTGCCTGCATACCGCCACCGTGGACACCGAGGTCAAAGATGGCGATGCGAAGTTGTTCGGACGGGCCTACGTGGTCCCGTATGGCGATCAGCACCGGCGCTTTGCCGACGCCTTGTTCGAGGACATCGGACTCGACCTGCGCGGCCGGCCGTTCGACCTCATCGGCGTCGACATCGCCGGAGCCTCGGCTGTCCACGTCAGCGACGACCATCTGGACATCACGATCTGGAAGCCAGGCCAGGCCGAACGGGTGGTGCGTAAGCACTGA